One stretch of Bacteroidota bacterium DNA includes these proteins:
- a CDS encoding HAMP domain-containing histidine kinase, translated as MKKAHIRILVVVMSVALLALLAVQWFWVQNAVALREKQFRYKVRSAMEAVVERLQEREISMALNSSNLIGLPIFHFPPREPICCPTPHKPRTLSEGLLKLTTDSMPTHFMQQEVSTGRMVNGKWVEQKSVQTTVSQGDTQVVVKHGLSDREGHEYINNVIHRLLQGGLPIHQRLEPSVVDSLLKEELLRREIEDPFVYNITQQGLLSSFLQPLEPSSAIDNEQEFFRVQLFPHDIRPSEHFLELQFPNRQGTTLRAMGLVLPTSGVLVVIVMGCFGIALIAFRRQQKLSDLKTDFINNMTHELKTPISTISLALEVLSDPQMQTKERIGLYTKVIGQENDRLKTQVDRVLQAAAMERGELKLDLVQVDLDQLIQEQIERIRLHVENRGGTIHYRSEATNMGIQADEVHLGGVIFNLLDNANKYSPEKPQISVRAYNVLGGIEIEVQDLGIGISSDSQRKVFDKFYRVPTGNVHDVKGFGIGLSYALSMAKAHGGDIRLRSEVGRGSTFTLFLPQKTAIA; from the coding sequence ATGAAAAAAGCCCACATCCGGATTTTGGTGGTTGTGATGTCCGTTGCGCTTTTGGCGCTTCTGGCGGTGCAATGGTTTTGGGTGCAGAATGCAGTTGCGCTTCGCGAGAAACAATTCCGCTACAAAGTCAGGTCGGCGATGGAGGCGGTGGTCGAGCGCTTACAGGAACGTGAAATTTCCATGGCACTCAATAGCAGCAATCTCATTGGGCTGCCGATTTTCCATTTCCCTCCGCGCGAGCCGATTTGTTGTCCTACGCCACACAAACCCAGAACATTATCCGAAGGATTGCTGAAACTGACGACGGACTCCATGCCCACGCATTTTATGCAGCAGGAAGTGAGTACAGGGAGGATGGTGAATGGGAAATGGGTTGAGCAAAAGTCTGTACAAACTACCGTAAGTCAAGGCGATACGCAGGTTGTCGTCAAGCATGGCCTCAGCGATCGTGAAGGACACGAATACATCAACAATGTGATCCACAGACTACTTCAAGGTGGCTTGCCCATCCACCAACGGTTGGAGCCCTCCGTGGTCGACAGCTTGTTGAAGGAAGAGTTGCTCCGCCGCGAAATCGAGGATCCTTTCGTTTACAACATCACGCAGCAAGGGCTGCTGTCAAGCTTCCTTCAACCGCTCGAACCCAGCTCCGCGATCGACAATGAGCAAGAATTTTTCCGTGTTCAGCTGTTTCCGCATGACATCCGACCATCGGAGCATTTTCTCGAATTGCAGTTCCCCAATCGTCAAGGCACGACTTTGCGCGCCATGGGCCTGGTTTTGCCGACATCCGGTGTGTTGGTGGTCATCGTCATGGGTTGTTTCGGGATAGCGCTGATTGCTTTCAGACGGCAGCAAAAACTGTCAGATCTCAAAACCGACTTCATCAACAACATGACCCACGAACTCAAGACACCGATTTCGACCATTTCCTTGGCTTTGGAAGTCTTGAGTGATCCGCAAATGCAGACCAAGGAACGTATTGGGCTCTATACCAAGGTCATCGGACAGGAAAATGACCGGCTCAAAACCCAGGTCGACCGTGTATTGCAAGCAGCGGCCATGGAACGCGGCGAGCTCAAGCTCGATTTGGTGCAAGTCGACTTGGATCAGTTGATCCAAGAGCAAATTGAACGCATCCGGTTGCATGTCGAGAACCGAGGCGGCACGATCCATTATCGATCTGAAGCCACGAACATGGGCATTCAAGCGGATGAAGTGCATTTGGGAGGCGTCATTTTTAACCTTCTGGACAATGCCAATAAGTATTCGCCAGAGAAACCGCAGATTTCCGTCAGGGCCTACAACGTGCTGGGGGGAATCGAAATCGAGGTCCAAGACTTGGGAATTGGCATCAGTTCGGATTCCCAACGCAAGGTTTTTGATAAATTCTACCGTGTTCCCACGGGTAACGTCCATGATGTCAAGGGCTTCGGAATCGGCTTGAGCTATGCCCTGTCGATGGCCAAAGCCCACGGCGGAGACATTCGCTTGCGGAGCGAAGTCGGCCGCGGTTCTACATTCACCCTCTTCCTCCCACAAAAAACAGCGATTGCATGA
- a CDS encoding response regulator transcription factor, whose protein sequence is MTLPRLLLVEDDPNLGEILAEFLTVKGNEVTRATDGEAGLQAWKNGKFDLCILDVMLPKKDGFDLARDIRKVDQQIPILFLTAKNMLEAKAEGFGLGGDDYLTKPFSVEELLLRIKALLRRSSPTHTTTVTSEKETFKLGNFEFDFTYRELKIGKEVKRITSREADLLRLLCLHQNQILKREDALKQIWGDDSYFNARSMDVFITKLRKYLKDDPKIEIMNVHGTGYKLLVG, encoded by the coding sequence ATGACCCTTCCCCGCCTTTTGCTCGTCGAAGACGATCCCAACCTCGGAGAAATCCTTGCCGAGTTCCTTACTGTGAAAGGAAACGAAGTGACGCGCGCCACCGACGGTGAGGCCGGCCTGCAAGCATGGAAAAACGGAAAATTCGACCTCTGCATTCTCGATGTGATGCTTCCCAAAAAGGACGGATTTGATCTGGCAAGGGACATTCGCAAGGTCGATCAGCAAATTCCCATTCTCTTTCTCACAGCCAAAAACATGCTCGAGGCAAAGGCGGAAGGGTTTGGACTTGGGGGCGACGACTACCTTACCAAGCCTTTCAGCGTCGAGGAATTATTACTGCGAATCAAAGCACTTTTGCGCCGCTCCTCCCCTACCCATACGACCACGGTGACTTCTGAAAAAGAAACCTTTAAGCTCGGAAACTTCGAGTTTGACTTCACCTACCGGGAACTCAAAATCGGGAAGGAAGTCAAGCGAATTACGAGCCGGGAAGCCGACCTTTTGCGTTTGCTTTGCCTTCATCAGAATCAGATCTTGAAGCGGGAAGATGCCCTCAAGCAGATTTGGGGCGACGACAGCTATTTCAATGCAAGGAGCATGGACGTATTTATCACGAAGCTCCGCAAATACCTGAAGGACGATCCCAAAATCGAAATCATGAACGTTCACGGGACGGGCTACAAATTGCTCGTCGGTTAA